A genomic region of Eucalyptus grandis isolate ANBG69807.140 chromosome 5, ASM1654582v1, whole genome shotgun sequence contains the following coding sequences:
- the LOC104443780 gene encoding heat stress transcription factor B-2b, translating to MAMNGCQEGARPRRGLGGTDAGEQTGDSPVAGDSQRSLPTPFLTKTYQLVDDPGVDDLISWNEDGTTFIVWRPAEFARDLLPKYFKHNNFSSFVRQLNTYGFRKVVPDRWEFANDCFRKGEKALLRDIQRRKISPTAAAAGAAAVTVAAVGVAGLTVSPANSGDEQVISSSSPPVALATAAVAAASPSVVHRSPSCTTAPELLEENERLKKENMQMSQELSQLRGLCNNILSLMANYVSRQSDSSSAAPEGQALELMPARQAEAAEDCAGPPSAAALEEDDDEEAATVAPRLFGVSIGGKRQRIEENSSNGGDEEMREADRAAPVPPDEREPGGEVKSEPLDGSRDHHGGEDPSWLELGK from the exons AGGGGGCGCGGCCGCGGCGGGGGCTGGGAGGGACCGATGCCGGGGAGCAGACCGGGGATTCGCCGGTGGCCGGAGACTCGCAGCGGTCGCTTCCGACGCCGTTCCTCACCAAGACGTACCAGCTCGTGGACGATCCGGGGGTGGACGATTTGATCTCGTGGAACGAGGACGGGACGACGTTCATCGTGTGGCGGCCAGCGGAATTCGCCAGGGATTTGCTCCCCAAGTATTTCAAGCACAACAATTTCTCCAGCTTCGTTCGCCAGCTAAACACTTAC GGATTCAGAAAGGTGGTGCCGGATCGGTGGGAGTTCGCCAATGATTGCTTCCGGAAAGGCGAGAAGGCCCTCCTCCGCGACATACAACGCAGGAAGATCTCCCCGACGGCCGCGGCCGCCGGGGCCGCGGCGGTGACGGTCGCCGCCGTGGGGGTGGCGGGGCTGACCGTGTCTCCGGCGAACTCCGGCGACGAGCAAGTGATCTCGTCGAGCTCCCCGCCGGTGGCCCTCGCGACCGCCGcggtcgccgccgcctcgccgtcCGTGGTGCACCGGTCGCCGAGCTGCACGACCGCGCCGGAGCTCCTGGAGGAGAACGAGCGgctgaagaaggagaacatgcaGATGAGCCAGGAGCTGTCTCAGCTGAGGGGGCTGTGCAACAACATACTGTCGCTGATGGCGAACTACGTCTCCCGCCAGTCCgactcctcctccgccgccccgGAGGGGCAGGCCCTGGAGCTGATGCCGGCGAGgcaggcggaggcggcggaggacTGCGCCGGCCCGCCGTCGGCGGCGGCGctggaggaggacgacgacgaggagGCCGCGACGGTCGCTCCGCGGTTGTTCGGGGTCTCCATCGGGGGGAAACGGCAGAGGATCGAGGAGAACAGCAGCAACGGCGGAGACGAAGAGATGCGGGAGGCGGATCGGGCGGCGCCGGTGCCACCCGACGAGCGTGAGCCCGGGGGGGAGGTGAAATCAGAGCCGTTGGATGGGAGCAGAGATCATCACGGGGGAGAAGACCCGTCGTGGCTCGAGCTCGGAAAATGA